One region of Aurantimonas sp. HBX-1 genomic DNA includes:
- a CDS encoding thioredoxin family protein, producing the protein MQPNRIVTRDEWLAARLALLANEKAETRMRDENRARRLDLPWVAVETDYRFATPQGEKTLAELFDGRSQLVVYHFMFGPDWDAGCPGCSFLADHLDGTLAHLNHHDVTLVAVSRAPLEKLEAYKRRMGWHFPWVSSQGSSFNRDFHVSFSEDEIASGKVRYNFEEIPAARAATELPGLSAFARDEQGRIFHTYSSYGRGPEELIGTLMILDRAPKGRNEGETMDFVRRHDEYEGGPHAEGRSIAAE; encoded by the coding sequence GAACGAGAAGGCCGAGACCCGGATGCGCGACGAGAATCGCGCCAGGCGCCTCGACCTGCCCTGGGTGGCGGTCGAGACCGACTACCGCTTCGCGACGCCGCAGGGCGAGAAGACGCTGGCCGAGCTGTTCGACGGCCGCAGCCAGCTGGTCGTCTACCATTTCATGTTCGGCCCCGACTGGGACGCCGGCTGCCCCGGCTGCTCGTTCCTCGCCGACCATCTCGACGGCACGCTGGCGCATCTCAACCACCACGACGTCACGCTCGTCGCCGTGTCGCGGGCGCCGCTCGAAAAGCTCGAGGCCTACAAGCGCCGCATGGGCTGGCACTTTCCCTGGGTCTCGTCGCAGGGCAGCAGCTTCAACCGCGATTTCCACGTCTCCTTCAGCGAGGACGAGATCGCCTCGGGAAAGGTCCGCTACAATTTCGAGGAGATCCCCGCGGCCCGGGCGGCGACCGAGCTGCCCGGCCTCAGCGCCTTCGCCCGGGACGAGCAGGGACGGATCTTCCATACCTATTCGAGCTACGGGCGCGGCCCCGAGGAGCTGATCGGCACGCTGATGATCCTCGACCGGGCGCCGAAGGGCCGCAACGAGGGCGAGACCATGGATTTCGTCCGCCGCCACGACGAATACGAGGGCGGACCGCATGCCGAGGGTCGCAGCATCGCGGCGGAATGA